A segment of the Pseudomonadota bacterium genome:
GCCTTGCTTCTTCCCAGAGCTCATCATCGACGCCAAGGGCAAACAGAGAAAACGCTATCCTTATGAGCGGATGATGACCCCTAGGCCCTGGCTCGCTCGCTTAGACCCACATCCCAGTCGGCAAGATCGTCAACGGCAAGCGCCGGCGATGATCTTCGAGGTGCCGCCACAGTGGAGACACTGTTCCGTCCTTAGGAGCTGACTGCGATACGTCCATGTATCTGGCTTATCGATGCCAAAATCGAACACCCGTTTGAGCAGCCGGGCTCATCGCCGAGCATAGGACCGGAAACTTCAGTCGCACGATCGCGGGTACCACCACCGGTGTTCCGCCCCGCGCAAACAACGGTCATTTATCTACGTTTTCTCTTCCGTCATGCCGGTGAAAACCGGCATCCAGGCGAGCCTTCATGCGCGGCACTGGACCCCGGCTTCCGCCGGGGTGACGGTAATATGGAGGTCATCCATGCTTAGAAAATTATGCCCGTTCGCGGTATATACTCCCGACTTCCTTAGCTTTCCAGCGCACTGATTTTGCACAACCATATCCTTATTAAAGGCGCCCGGCAGAACAATCTGAAGGGTTTTGACCTCGAGCTGCCGCTGAACGAGCTGATCGTGGTCACCGGTGTGTCGGGATCGGGGAAATCTTCGCTGGCGTTTGACACCCTCTACGCCGAGGGGCAACGGCGTTACGTCGAGACGTTTTCGCCCTATGCGCGCCAGTTCCTCGAGCGCATGGACAAGCCCGCGGCCGAGCGTATCGAGGGCATCCCGCCGGCGATTGCGATTGACCAGACCAATCCCGTGCGCACCTCACGCTCGACCGTGGGTACGATGACGGAGCTAAACGATCACTTGAAGCTGTTGTTCGCGCGTGCAGCCAAGCTCTACTGTCGCGGTTGCGGCAACGGGGTGCGGCGCGACACCCCCGACAGCATTGTTAACGAATTGCTCACGCGCGGCGTGAACGGGACGAACGCCCTTATTAGCTTTTCCGTCACGGTGCCGAAAAACTTCACCGAAGACGAGATCAAAGGCTTTCTCGCGCAGCAGGGTTACACGCGGATACATCAACGCGAGGGCGCGCAACTCGAAGTGATTCAGGACCGGGTGCGGTTGAATGGCGAGAATCGCGCGCGCATCGTCGAGGACCTGGAAGCGGCGCTGAAGCACGGGCACGGGCGGGTGACGGTGACGCCGCTCGAGGGCGGCGGCAAGCCGCGTGCAGCGTGGCGATTTTCCTCGGCTCTGCATTGTGCCGAGTGCGATATCGCCTACCGCGATCCGGTCCCGAATTTTTTCTCATTCAACTCGCCGATAGGCGCCTGTGAGATCTGCCGCGGGTTCGGCCGCAGCATCGGCATTGATTACGGCCTGGTCATCCCGGACGAATCGAAGACGCTGCGCAAGGGCGCCATCAAACCGTGGCAGACGCAGGCTTATGGCGAGTGTCAAGACGATCTCATGCGCTTCGCGAAAAAGCGCGGCGTGCCGGCCGACGTGCCGTGGCGTGAGTTATCGGAGAAACACCAGCATTGGGTGATCGAAGGCGAAGGCCGATGGGAAGACAAGCTCTGGTACGGCGTCGAGCGCTTCTTCAAGTGGCTCGAGGGCAGAGCTTACAAAATGCACGTGCGCGTGCTGCTCTCACGCTACCGCGCGTACACACCGTGCCCCGCCTGCCGCGGCGCGCGGCTCAAACGCGAGGCACTGCTGTGGCGACTGGGCACGAAGGAAGACGCCGACCGCGTGCTCGCTGCGACGGCGCGTTTTCGTCCAGCGGACGTGACCTGCGAGGAGGTGACGTTCGCGGCGCTCCCGGGACTCAACATCCACGACCTGCTGTCGCTGCCGATCGAGCGCGCCCAGGCATTCTTTCAGGACCTGCATTTGCCGGCGCCGCTCGATGAAGCGGCCGATCTGCTGCTCACGGAAATCCGCGCGCGCTTCGGTTATCTGGTCCAGGTGGGCCTGGGTTATCTCACGCTCGACCGCCAGTCGCGCACGCTCTCCGGGGGCGAGGTGCAGCGCATCAACCTCACGACCGCGCTCGGCACCTCGCTCGTGAACACGTTGTTCGTGCTCGATGAGCCCTCGATCGGCCTGCACGCGCGCGACATGGGCCGCGTGACGCAGGTGCTGCACAAGCTCCGCGATGCCGGCAACACACTGCTGGTGGTCGAGCACGATCCGCAGGTAATGCTCGCTGCCGACCGCATTCTCGACATCGGTCCCGGTCCGGGTGAGCGCGGCGGGGAGATTGTGTTCTTCGGTGAACCGGAGGAACTGAAACGATCGAAGCGCTCGCTCACGGCGCAATACCTTAACGGCGCGAAGTCCGTCGTCGCGCACGCGCCATCGAAACCGCCCGCCGATACCACCATAGAAATCCTCGGTGCGGCCGAGAACAACTTGAAAAACGTGGACGTAAAGATCCCGCTCCAGCGCCTAGTGTGCATCACCGGCGTGTCCGGCTCAGGCAAATCCACGCTGGTGCAGGAGGTGCTGTACAACGCGCTCGCCAAGCTCAAGGGCCGGCCGAAGGAGGCGCCGGGGAGCCACCGGGCAATTCGCGGTCACGAACTGATAGATGACGTGTTGCTAGTGGATCAGTCGCCCATCGGCAAGACCACGCGCTCGAATCCGGCGAGCTACGTCGGCGCGCTGGACGGAATACGCAAGCTCTTTTCCAGCGAGCCGCTGGCGCGCGAATGCGGTTACACGGCGAGCACGTTTTCGTTCAACGCCGGCAACGGCCGCTGTCCGACCTGTACCGGCGCGGGCTTCGAGCACGTGGAGATGCAGTTCCTTTCCGACCTGTACATCCGTTGCCCGGACTGCGATGGCAAGCGCTTCCGCGCGGAGGTGCTGGAAGTGAAGCTCGTGCTCAATAGTATTAACTCTGGCGCCAAATCCATTGCCGATGTCCTCAACATGACAGTGTCGGAGGCGACGGCGTCATTCGCCCGCTACCCCGGCATCCTGCGTGGGATCGAACCGCTCGCGGCGGTCGGCCTCTCCTACTTAAAGCTCGGCCAACCGGTGCCGACCCTTTCCGGCGGCGAGGCGCAGCGGTTGAAGCTCGCCGGACATCTGGCCGAGGCCAAGACGCGCAAGGACAAGGACCGGGGCACACTGTTTCTGTTCGACGAACCGACGACGGGCCTGCACTTCGATGATATCGCCACCTTATTAAAGGCTTTCCAGCGGCTGCTCGACGAGGGCAACACGCTGGTGGTGATCGAACACAACCTCGATGTGATCCGGGCATCGGACTGGATCATCGATCTCGGCCCGGAAGGCGGCGATGCCGGCGGCGAAATCGTTTGCATCGGCACGCCGCAAGACGTGGCCACGCATCCGACTAGTCATACGGGGAAAGCGCTGCGAGAGTACGCCGACGCCGCAAACCAACGCGCCGGCGTACCGAAGCGCACCGCCGCGCCTTTGCGCGCGGCCGACAACACCATCCGCATCCTTCATGCGCGCGAGCACAATCTGAAAAATATCGAAGCGCACATTCCACGCGAGCGCTTTACCGTCGTCACCGGCGTCTCGGGCAGCGGCAAGAGCACGCTCGTGTTCGATATTCTTTTTAAAGAAGGCCAGCGCCGCTATCTCGAATCGCTCAACGCCTATGCGCGCTCGCTGGTGCAACCGGCGTCGCGGCCGGACGTGGATGCGATCTTCGGGCTGCCGCCTACGGTGGCCATCGAACAGCGCACCTCGCGCGGCGGACGCAAGAGCACGGTCGCGACCCTCACCGAGATTTATCACTTTCTGCGCCTGCTGTTCGTGAAGCTCGGCATGCAATACTGTCCCGAGTGTAGGCTTGCAATCGAGGCGCAAACGGCGGAGGCGATCCTGGCGCGCATCATGTCCGGGCTTCGGGGCCAAAGAGTTCTGGTGCTGGCGCCGCTGGTGACCGCGCGCAAGGGCTATTACACCGATCTCGCCAAGTGGGCGCTCGCCAAGGGCTTCGAGTTTCTGCGCGTGGACGGCCGCATGACGCCAACCAATAACTGGCCGCGGCTGGCGCGCTTCAGGGAACACAACATCGAACTGCCCGTGGGTGAAATCCAGGTGACCCCGAAGGGCGAGAAGGAATTGCGCGCGGCTCTCAACCGCGCGCTCGACCTCGGCAAGGGGGTGCTGCAGATCGTCTCCGCCGGCAAGGGTCGCGGCAAGAAAAACACCGACACCACCTTTTCCACGAAGCGCGCCTGCCCGAGCTGCGGCCGCGGCTTTCCCGAACTCGACCCGCGGCTGTTCTCCTATAACTCCAAGCACGGCTGGTGCGAGCGCTGCTACGGCACGGGGATCTTGATGAGCGGCTTCGATGGCGAACAAACCGGCGAGGAAATCTGGTGGAATGACTGGTGGGAAGGCGCGGAAAGGGTGTGCCCGAGTTGCGAAGGCACGCGGCTCAACCCCACGGCGTTGGCCGTGCGATTCCAGAACCGGTCGATTGCGGAATTCGCCGCGCTCTCGGTCGAAGCGGCGAAGAAATTTTTCGACAAGCTGAAACTGCGCGGCCGCGGCGCCGACATCGCGCGCGATATTCTGCCGGAGCTCGCTTCGCGGTTGCAGTTCCTGCAACAGCTCGGGCTCGGTTATCTCTCGCTCGATCGCTCCGCGCCCACGCTCTCGGGCGGCGAAGCCCAGCGCATCCGGCTCGCCTCGCAACTCGGCTCGAACCTGCGCGGCGTCTGTTACATCCTGGATGAGCCGACGATTGGATTGCATCACCGCGATAACTTAAAACTCCTTGACACGCTCAGCGCGCTCCGGAACAAGGGCAACACCGTGGTTGTGGTCGAGCACGACGAAGACACGATACGGCGGGCGCAGCACCTGATTGATCTCGGTCCGGGTGCCGGCAAGCTCGGAGGGCGTATCGTCGCCGAAGGATCGCTAGCCGAGCTCACGCGCACCCCCGAGTCCGTCACCGGTCGCTGCCTGGCGCATCCGTTGAAGCATCCGCTGCTGCCGCGCCGGCCATGGCGCAGGAATGACCCTGCACTCGAGATCGTCGCTGCCTCGATGCATAATCTGAGGAACCTGCGCGCCACCATTCCGCTCGGGCGGTTGGTGTGCGTCACCGGCGTCTCGGGCAGCGGCAAGAGCACGCTCGTGCGTCGCGTACTGCACGACAACCTGAAGCGCGCGCTCGCCTCAAACGGCCGGGCGAGTTTCGTAGGGTGCGACGAGATCCGCGGTTTCGAGGCGCTGCGGCACGTGTGTGAGGTGGATCAGACGCCCATCGGCAAGACACCGCGCTCCTGCCCGGCAACCTACGCCGGCTTTTGGGATCAGATTCGGAAACTCTACGCCGGCACCAAAGAGGCGCGGCTGCGCGCTTACGGCCCGCCGCGGTTTTCGTTCAACCTCGCCGGCGGGCGCTGCGAGGTATGCGAGGGCCGAGGGATCAAAACCATCGAAATGAGTTTTCTACCCGACGTCAGCGTGGCGTGCGAGGTATGCAACGGCGCGCGCTTCAACGCTGAGACGCTGGCGGTGCGTTACCGCGACAAGACCATCGCCGAGGTGCTGGCGATGAACGTGGACGAGGCGCTCGAGTTCTTCCGCGCCCACACGCGCATAGTCCGCGCGCTGCAACTGCTGCAAGACGTCGGCCTCGGCTATCTCACGCTCGGCCAGCAGTCGCCCACGCTCTCGGGCGGCGAGGCGCAGCGCATTAAGTTGGTGACGGAACTCGCGAAGGCGAAGACCGAAGAGTCCGGCGAACTGCCGCTCTCGAACGGCAATTCCAAGCGCGCAAAACCAACCTCCACGCTCTACGTGCTCGACGAACCCACCATCGGCCTGCACATGGCAGACGTGGAGAAACTGATCCGCGTGCTGCACCGGCTCGTTAATCGGGGAAATACGGTGGTCATCATCGAGCACAATCTCGACATCATCGCCGAGGCCGACTGGCTGATCGATCTCGGCCCCGAGGGCGGCGCCGGCGGCGGGCGCATCACGGCGCAGGGCACACCTGAAGAGGTGGCACGCCTGCGCAAGGGGTCGCACACGGCGAAGGCATTGGCGGAATTTTTGAACCGGGCCATCCACTTAACGTAAGGCACCACAACAGGGTATGAAATATGACCTCGGCTCTGCGAGTGCGTCCGACTCGATGACTCGGAAGGCACCCCACCAGGTTCCCGGATCCAGGCGGGTAGTTTATCATGATAAGCTAACGTAGTGCATGTGCGGAGATGGCCATGGTCAATGAAAACAAAAAAATCGTCATTAAACCTTTGACCGGAAAGATTCGGTACGACTACATCAAGAGCAACTTCTTCCGAGTCATTTGCGTGGACGGCGCACATGGAGGACTACGACCTTCAAGTAGATCTATCCATATGGCGCTCTTCAGCGAGCGCAACGCCATTCCGACGGCCGAGGAGTTCGAGGTAAAGGACGGGCGGCTCGGGGAGCAGACCGACAAGAAGGTCCGTGCTGCAATCGTCCGCGAGGTGGAGGTCGATGCGATTATGGGCGTGGACACCGCGCGCGCGATTCGTGACTGGTTGACCCAGATGATCGCCACACTGGACGCTGTGGCCCAAAACCCCGAGAAGAAGGAATAGTACAAATGGACCAAATAACCGACTTCGGTCCAAGACGCGCCTTCAGTGGCCACAGCATCTTCTTCGACGTTAGTACGGAGCCCTCTCGCACTCCAGCGCTAATTCAGCGGAGCAAACCGAGGTCAAGTATATCCTCTCTTCCGTTTAGCCCGGTTTTCGACACGCATGATGCTAAGGCGCTCGTTTCGCAGCGGTTCAAGTCTTTAGCCGATCGGTGGGAACGTGAAACGAGAAATCTCTCATCGATCGACCAGATTGTCCTTAATGACGCATACCAGAAAATAATCGGCATGGGCCCCGCCGTCACGCCGCTCATCTTCGAAAGACTTCGACGGAAGGCTGGAATGTGGTTTCCTGCGCTGAGATCCATAACCGGGGTGGACCCCGTTTCTTACGAGCAGCGAGGCGATATTACTGCTATGCGCCGGGCCTGGTTAGAGTGGAGACGGAGGAATGCGAATCGTTGACCCGGCGGGCTTCTTCGCCAACTTTCCGCATCTTTCTTTGAACGTTCAGGTCACGAGTTCCGCAACTGTCAAATACAACTGTATGGCTTGGGCTGCCGGGGACCATCGGAGGTGCTGGTGGCCTTCGCCATATACCTACTGGCCCCCGGGCGTACCCCAGCGAGCAACGCTCGACCCATTTCGACAGGCGTTCGGGACTCTCGGATACGCGACTGCCGAAGGACCCGATGTCGAACCAAATAAGGAGAAGGTAGCGATCTACGCACTGGCCGACGTGCCCACGCACGCAGCAAGGCAGTTATCAAATGGGAAATGGACCAGCAAGTGTGGCCAGAATGTCGATGTCGAGCATGATCTGCATGACCTGGAAGGCCCCTGCTACGGACAAGTGGCCGTGATGCTTGAGCGCGGTAACGTCACCGCCCAACAAGGCGCTCGCCTCAAACGCGTCAAACAGTAGCGCGCTGGTTAGAAACAAGATTTCCGGACCACAACACGTTGTGACAACTTGCGTTAAGTGGATAGCCCGCTTTCTGAATTCGCCACGGACAGGTTTCAGATGACGCCGATGTGACACTGGCCTCAGCCCAGAAGCCCCCGAAGCTCGCTTGCCACCAGTCTCTGCAACAGCCTTTCGCGCATGTTCTGCGGCCGGTCGAGCCGCATGCGTTGCAGATACGGCCGCATGGGCGCCGAAATCCCCGGCCGCAGGAGCGCCGTTGCCACGGCCGCAGCCTTGCCGGCCGCCGTTTCCATGCGCTCGCGCAGCCGCTTCAATGCCTGGGCCAGCACAAGCTCCTCGGCGGTGTAGTCGCTGCCAAACGGATACGCCGAGAACAACCCCGCGCGGCGATGTCCCGCGAGCGCCCTCTCCAGCGTCTCGGGAGTGTTGTTGCGGTGAGCTTCAGGGATCCGGTAGTCGCGTGGGAGTTTGCCGGCAGCCTGTGCCTGACCTAACAGCTTGTCCTGAAAGCGCGCATCGGCGATGTTGAGCAGCGCCGCGATGACCTCGCTGTCCGTCTTGCCGCGCAGCTCTGCAATGCCGTACTCGGTGATCACCACATCCCGCAGGTGTCGCGGGATAGTGGTGTGGCCGTAACTTAACACGAGGTTGGAGGTCGTGCGGCCGGCCTTGGTGCGCACGCTGCGCACCGCCAACATCGAGTGCGCGCCCGGCAACGCATGTGCCATCGACACGAAGTTGTACTGTCCGCCGACGCCGCTCACGACCTGCCCATCGTCCAAAGCGTCCGAAACCGCCGCGCCGGTGAGCGTGATCATCATCGCAGTGTTGATGAAGCGCGCATGCTGGCGCTGGGCGATGCGGCGCGCCGCGCCCTCACCGTAGAGCTGGTTGATGAAGCCCACGCCGGTCATGTCGAAAAGCCGCCGCTCGGCTTCGGGTAGGTCACGCAGCGCGGCATAGAAGCCCTTGGGTCCCAGGAAAAAGCCGCCGTGCAGCAGCACGCCTTCGCGCAGGTGCGCGCCGAGACACTCGTGCGCAAGCCGTTCCCGCGTCACCGCGTCCGAGAGGTCCGCCGACAGCCATTCGCCCTGTGGAGTGCGGATGCGGCCGCTCTCGTAACAGCACTCGGCCGCAAATACGCCCGCCTGCTGCAAGGAAGCGAACGCGGTTTCATTAAGGAGCGGCGGCAGTCCCGCCTCGAGTAGCCGCTCGAGAGATCGAGCGTCGATGAGTTCCGTGATCTTGCCTTCGTTGAGCAGTCGTTGGACGAGCGCGTGGCAATACACGCGCCGCTTAAGGATCCCGGATCGATAGAGATCCAGAAAGCCGTCGACGAACATCTCGGTGCAACCGTAGAGGCCGCGCTCGAAGCGCTCGGTTTCGCCGATCTGCTCGACCTGCGGAGCGAAGCGTTCAAGCACGCGACAGTCGTCGAGGACGCTTCGCCAGGTGGCGTTGTGCTGATGCCGCAGCTGCAGGCAATAGACGATCGCATCCCCGAGCTCACCGATGCCAATCTGGAGCGTGCCCGCGTCCTTTACCAGTGCGCTGGCGTACAGTGCGATCAGGTAATCCACCGTACCGATGGCGAGGTTCGGCGGGCAGTACAGATCGTAGTCATAGCGCGAATGTTCGACGACGAAATCCAGAGCGCTCTCCGCGATCTCTGCACCGCCGAACATGAACGGCAGATGGCGATTCACAACGCCGATGGTGACGATCTCGCGCCCGCCGCGGCGGGCAGCGTCGAGCTCCGGTAGCAGATCGACGGTCACGTCCGGGTTACAGCTTAGACTGTATTCCGTGCGCCCGTCGCTCACCCGCGTTGCGATCATCTGCGCCACGACGTTCACGCCGTGCGCGAGCAGCTCGCGGGCGACATGCGTGTAGTTGGCGCTGAGGTAATGCTGTTGCGCGTAAGCGTTACCCAAATAGGTGCCCGGCTCCAGGAAGAACTCGATGACTTCGATGTTGGACGGCACCTGGCCCGCACGCACGGCCGCGACGTAGTCGAGCTCCGGGCAGTTGCCGAAGACCCGCGCGACGAACGGATCGAGGAAGCGGCGTTCGAGCTCGCTCGACGCTTGCGGCTTGCGCAGGCTCAAGCCGGTGAAAATTTTAAGCTCAATCGACCGATCGCGGAGCGCGCGCCGGTAGAACTCATTTACCAGCGGTACGGGGTTGCCGAGCGCGAGCGGCAATGCCAGCACGATGCGCTTGCCGACACGCCGGAGCGCGGCGTCAACACAATCACAGACATCGTCGAACTGCTGAGGCATGAGGAGGAATTGGAGGGTTAGATGGCGCCCGCCCGCGCAGTGACTACGAGCGCCCGCATCGTTGAACGGAACGGATGATCGCCACCGACTCGCGCTAAAGCAGCTTCGAGTGCGTCAACGATTGGATCTAGGGCGACCTCACGCTCCTGGATTGCGATGCTTACGGGGTTGCCTTTGACGAGTCCGATGGCTAACGATTTCGCGGACGGGCTGCGAGCCTCAAGGGTGACCCACTCAAGTTCCACTTGACCGAAGTCGTTTGCATCCAGGAAACGCCGCAACACATCAGGATCGTGGAATCCGAACGGCACCTGATAGAAGTTCGGCGGGTCCACGGAAAAGAAACTTCCAATGGTTTCATGCGCGATGCGCCCAAACGGGTTGTGTTCAAAGCTAGCCCACACGTTGAAGGCGAACAAACCGTCCTTCGCTAGAACTCGCCGGGCTTCACGGAACGCCGCTTCCTTGTCGGGGACAAACATCAGGCCGAATTGACAAGCCAGGGCGGCGAACGAGGCGGAAGGAAACGGAAGGGCTGCGGCATCGGCCGGGCGCCAGTCAATGGGCGCCAGCGCGCCTAGCTTGGAGCGTGCGTAGTCAATCATTGGCTGGTTCAGATCGGTGGCGACCAACCGGACGGGGGGAGACAGGCGCGCGCGCAGGTGCTGAGTGAGAATCCCAGTTCCGCAGGCTATCTCCAACACGGGCGCAGCCGTAGCAACCGTCACTCGGCGAGCCAGGTCCGCAGCATACGGCTCGAAGATCACTGGGCCGAGGTGGCGATCATATAGCTCGGGGATCGTACCTAGGAACCTAGCGTTTGCTTCTGACATGGTAGCTCTTCACCGTAAAGGCGGGCCGAGGAGCCGACGAGCGCCGTCTAAACGTTAACGCTAACCGGGCGGCGGCCAGCGACTTTCAATTGTGATTCCGCGCCCAACCCGCCGCTCCGGTTGAGCGTTTCGTTAGCTGCCTTGGTCCGACGCGCGTTTGCGATCGAGGGTGGCCTGAATCGGATCACGCACGGACCACGTCTCTGATTCGTCGTCGTACACAAGGAATATCTGATCTCGCCGGATTGCGGGTAGCTGAGCAATCTGCTGTGAAAGGGCGTCCCTACCGTCTCCGCTGCCGTGATGTTCAGCAAGAATGGTGAATATTTGGTCGATACAGGTTTCGTATTGTTGTTCGGCGTAAGTTTTAGTGAAGACGAACTTGATGCGCCGTTTGGTAGTGGTTTCAGAGCAAATTGAAAACTGAATTACGTCTGACGAGTCATCGTTGGGTCCTTGGCTGGTAATCATGACCAATGGGAGCCGCTCGCGGACGTAAAGTTTCTTCGCGAGATTGATGATAGCCGCTTTGATACGAGGGTAGACTGCATCGCCAAAGTCGTCCGCCGCGCGTTTGATAATTGCGTCGAGGAATGGTTTTGCCACGTAGACTGCGACGGCAGTGGGAATCACCCACTCCATCGCGTTGAATGGTGCCGGTTCGAGTTCTTGTTCGGATAGACGCACGTCGTCATCTATAAAGGACGCTCGAAATTCATCGAGGTATCCGTCAGGGATGACCGTGTAGTATCGCAGGCCGATATCAAAGTCCGGCATTCGGTGTGGTTATCCTCATTCCAGCTAACATATAATGGACTAACGAACCCCACCATCATAAAGCATATGTATTCATATACAAACAGCTGTATATAGATATATACATCTAGCCTTATATATATGAATGTATATAGGTTTAGTCCATCTCAAATGCGGTTCGCGAGGTTCAGTGTGGCTGCGGTGCCGTAGGACATTTCCCAACGTTTCTGCTTGGGTCGCCATATTCCCCAGACCGCCTTGACCTCTTCACGTAGCTCTACCTCGTGATAGTCAATACGAACGCCGACGCGATCGGACGGTTTGCGGTGCGCCGGGCCGTTCCGGACGGCCTCCTTAGGAGTCCACGAGACTTCATCCACGATGAGATCTACAGTCTTGTAGCGCCTATTGCGCACTTTGTCATAGCGGTGTACCGAACGCATACCAGTTTCTCCGATAACGTGACATTCATCAAGCATAACCCTTGTTCCGCGTGCGCACAGCGAGCACCGGACGTGCGCTTTTTGGTCCGTTAGGTTTCAACGGGACCTCCGCGATAATTGCCAGCTCGGGGCCAGATCCTTGCCGGGCGGTATGTCAAGCGCTGCGGAACTTGGAGAGGCGGGCGAAGAGGATCGCGCCGAAGGGCAGGGCAAGCCCAAGCAGGGACCGAGAAAACCCACCACAAACCCATCGGCTACCGCTACTCAGCCCGTGTAGGATGTGCTGAGGAACGAAGCGCATCGTTCGAGTTATTCACCCGCGCAAACGTCGAATATTCTCTCGCAACCCCAGTTTACCGGATAAATGCCACGGGCCGCATAGTCGTGA
Coding sequences within it:
- the uvrA gene encoding excinuclease ABC subunit UvrA, which gives rise to MHNHILIKGARQNNLKGFDLELPLNELIVVTGVSGSGKSSLAFDTLYAEGQRRYVETFSPYARQFLERMDKPAAERIEGIPPAIAIDQTNPVRTSRSTVGTMTELNDHLKLLFARAAKLYCRGCGNGVRRDTPDSIVNELLTRGVNGTNALISFSVTVPKNFTEDEIKGFLAQQGYTRIHQREGAQLEVIQDRVRLNGENRARIVEDLEAALKHGHGRVTVTPLEGGGKPRAAWRFSSALHCAECDIAYRDPVPNFFSFNSPIGACEICRGFGRSIGIDYGLVIPDESKTLRKGAIKPWQTQAYGECQDDLMRFAKKRGVPADVPWRELSEKHQHWVIEGEGRWEDKLWYGVERFFKWLEGRAYKMHVRVLLSRYRAYTPCPACRGARLKREALLWRLGTKEDADRVLAATARFRPADVTCEEVTFAALPGLNIHDLLSLPIERAQAFFQDLHLPAPLDEAADLLLTEIRARFGYLVQVGLGYLTLDRQSRTLSGGEVQRINLTTALGTSLVNTLFVLDEPSIGLHARDMGRVTQVLHKLRDAGNTLLVVEHDPQVMLAADRILDIGPGPGERGGEIVFFGEPEELKRSKRSLTAQYLNGAKSVVAHAPSKPPADTTIEILGAAENNLKNVDVKIPLQRLVCITGVSGSGKSTLVQEVLYNALAKLKGRPKEAPGSHRAIRGHELIDDVLLVDQSPIGKTTRSNPASYVGALDGIRKLFSSEPLARECGYTASTFSFNAGNGRCPTCTGAGFEHVEMQFLSDLYIRCPDCDGKRFRAEVLEVKLVLNSINSGAKSIADVLNMTVSEATASFARYPGILRGIEPLAAVGLSYLKLGQPVPTLSGGEAQRLKLAGHLAEAKTRKDKDRGTLFLFDEPTTGLHFDDIATLLKAFQRLLDEGNTLVVIEHNLDVIRASDWIIDLGPEGGDAGGEIVCIGTPQDVATHPTSHTGKALREYADAANQRAGVPKRTAAPLRAADNTIRILHAREHNLKNIEAHIPRERFTVVTGVSGSGKSTLVFDILFKEGQRRYLESLNAYARSLVQPASRPDVDAIFGLPPTVAIEQRTSRGGRKSTVATLTEIYHFLRLLFVKLGMQYCPECRLAIEAQTAEAILARIMSGLRGQRVLVLAPLVTARKGYYTDLAKWALAKGFEFLRVDGRMTPTNNWPRLARFREHNIELPVGEIQVTPKGEKELRAALNRALDLGKGVLQIVSAGKGRGKKNTDTTFSTKRACPSCGRGFPELDPRLFSYNSKHGWCERCYGTGILMSGFDGEQTGEEIWWNDWWEGAERVCPSCEGTRLNPTALAVRFQNRSIAEFAALSVEAAKKFFDKLKLRGRGADIARDILPELASRLQFLQQLGLGYLSLDRSAPTLSGGEAQRIRLASQLGSNLRGVCYILDEPTIGLHHRDNLKLLDTLSALRNKGNTVVVVEHDEDTIRRAQHLIDLGPGAGKLGGRIVAEGSLAELTRTPESVTGRCLAHPLKHPLLPRRPWRRNDPALEIVAASMHNLRNLRATIPLGRLVCVTGVSGSGKSTLVRRVLHDNLKRALASNGRASFVGCDEIRGFEALRHVCEVDQTPIGKTPRSCPATYAGFWDQIRKLYAGTKEARLRAYGPPRFSFNLAGGRCEVCEGRGIKTIEMSFLPDVSVACEVCNGARFNAETLAVRYRDKTIAEVLAMNVDEALEFFRAHTRIVRALQLLQDVGLGYLTLGQQSPTLSGGEAQRIKLVTELAKAKTEESGELPLSNGNSKRAKPTSTLYVLDEPTIGLHMADVEKLIRVLHRLVNRGNTVVIIEHNLDIIAEADWLIDLGPEGGAGGGRITAQGTPEEVARLRKGSHTAKALAEFLNRAIHLT
- a CDS encoding class I SAM-dependent methyltransferase is translated as MSEANARFLGTIPELYDRHLGPVIFEPYAADLARRVTVATAAPVLEIACGTGILTQHLRARLSPPVRLVATDLNQPMIDYARSKLGALAPIDWRPADAAALPFPSASFAALACQFGLMFVPDKEAAFREARRVLAKDGLFAFNVWASFEHNPFGRIAHETIGSFFSVDPPNFYQVPFGFHDPDVLRRFLDANDFGQVELEWVTLEARSPSAKSLAIGLVKGNPVSIAIQEREVALDPIVDALEAALARVGGDHPFRSTMRALVVTARAGAI
- a CDS encoding acetyl-CoA hydrolase, giving the protein MPQQFDDVCDCVDAALRRVGKRIVLALPLALGNPVPLVNEFYRRALRDRSIELKIFTGLSLRKPQASSELERRFLDPFVARVFGNCPELDYVAAVRAGQVPSNIEVIEFFLEPGTYLGNAYAQQHYLSANYTHVARELLAHGVNVVAQMIATRVSDGRTEYSLSCNPDVTVDLLPELDAARRGGREIVTIGVVNRHLPFMFGGAEIAESALDFVVEHSRYDYDLYCPPNLAIGTVDYLIALYASALVKDAGTLQIGIGELGDAIVYCLQLRHQHNATWRSVLDDCRVLERFAPQVEQIGETERFERGLYGCTEMFVDGFLDLYRSGILKRRVYCHALVQRLLNEGKITELIDARSLERLLEAGLPPLLNETAFASLQQAGVFAAECCYESGRIRTPQGEWLSADLSDAVTRERLAHECLGAHLREGVLLHGGFFLGPKGFYAALRDLPEAERRLFDMTGVGFINQLYGEGAARRIAQRQHARFINTAMMITLTGAAVSDALDDGQVVSGVGGQYNFVSMAHALPGAHSMLAVRSVRTKAGRTTSNLVLSYGHTTIPRHLRDVVITEYGIAELRGKTDSEVIAALLNIADARFQDKLLGQAQAAGKLPRDYRIPEAHRNNTPETLERALAGHRRAGLFSAYPFGSDYTAEELVLAQALKRLRERMETAAGKAAAVATALLRPGISAPMRPYLQRMRLDRPQNMRERLLQRLVASELRGLLG